Part of the Planctomycetaceae bacterium genome is shown below.
GACGTATGAGCACAGTGTCGGCCGAACTTCAGTCACTGCGGTGTCCGACGTGCGGAGCCGAGCAGGCGGCATCCCCGGAGTGTCGGCGGTGCCGCTGCGATCTGACGCTGGTGCTGGCGATTCGGCGGCAGGCTCAGCGCCTTCACGAAGATGCCCTTAGAAACCTGCGCGACGGCCTGTTCGACGCCGCGGTTCACTGCGCCGAACGGCGTCAGGCTGTCAGCCCGGATCGTACGTCTCGCCGATTGCTGGCCGTCAGCTATCTGGCGTCCGGCAACTTCGCCGCAGCGATGGCCGTCAGCCGCGGGGATTTTTGATGGTCCGAACGGGATGGCATTGATGACGCTGCGGTTGAACGATGATGACATCGTCGAAGCGGCGGAATTGATTTCCCGGTGGCTCGCGGAAGCTCGTTCGACCGTCGCGTTTTCCGGTGCCGGTATCAGCACGGAAAGCGGGATTCCCGATTTTCGATCACCGGGCGGTGTCTGGAGCCGCCACCGGACCGTGTACTTCGATGAATTCTGCCACAGCGCTGAGGCTCGCTACGAATACTGGCAGCAGAAAGCGGAAGCTCACCGCGACTTTGCCGCTGCCGTTCCGAACATTACTCATCAGACGCTGGCTGCCTGGGAATCCGCTCAGAAACTTCGCGGAATTGTGACCCAAAACATCGACGGCCTGCACCAGCAAGCCGGCAGCCGGAACGTTCTGGAATTACATGGCACCGCGCGCCGGATCGCGTGTCTGGACTGCGCCTGGCAGGAGGCGGCGGATTCGTGGGTTCAAAGGTTTCTTGCGGAAGACCGCGTCCCTGACTGCCCGGACTGTGGCGGCCGTCTGAAACACGCGACCGTGTCGTTCGGACAGTCACTGCCCGCGGACGTCCTGCAGGCTGCCGCGCGCTGGGCTCGCGAAGCCGATCTGTTTCTGACTCTGGGATCGTCGCTGGTTGTGGAACCCGCCGCCAGCCTTCCCCGCATCGCGAAGCAGTCCGGCGCTCATCTGGTGATTCTGAACCGCGACGAGACGCCGCTTGATTCCATCGCCGATCTCGTCGTCAACGCTCCGCTGGGAGCTGTGTTCCAGGCGATTTCGAATCTTTGTCAAGACTGAGTGCATACAACAC
Proteins encoded:
- a CDS encoding Sir2 family NAD-dependent protein deacetylase, producing the protein MTLRLNDDDIVEAAELISRWLAEARSTVAFSGAGISTESGIPDFRSPGGVWSRHRTVYFDEFCHSAEARYEYWQQKAEAHRDFAAAVPNITHQTLAAWESAQKLRGIVTQNIDGLHQQAGSRNVLELHGTARRIACLDCAWQEAADSWVQRFLAEDRVPDCPDCGGRLKHATVSFGQSLPADVLQAAARWAREADLFLTLGSSLVVEPAASLPRIAKQSGAHLVILNRDETPLDSIADLVVNAPLGAVFQAISNLCQD